The sequence ATTATGTGGCGAAGAAATATGAAATAAGGTGGGATAGAGATCTTTAAACGAAGAAACTTCCCATCACTTGTCCTCCTAAAATCTAATGATATTCCCCACTTTAACCACCGACCTCACTAGAAGATGATACACCGGGTAAGTTCGACAGATAAATTTCTAAGTGCTTCTAAAAGTAACATTTCTAGCTGATCCCACATCTCATCCATTATCTTACATCCcatatttgtttttaatgacttttttcACAATGATTCTATCTCCACAGGGGATCTCCACCACCATTTCTCCAACAGTGCCTTTAACATATATTCCCAATCCCCAAGGCCTTTTTATCTTTCGGTAAGCCAACTAGTTCCCACACAACCAAATGGCAATGCGAGTCTCCATCAGCTCCGTCCCATAAAAAATTTCTCATTATTTTCTCCATAACCGCCGCCACACCTTTTGGTACTCTCAAAAGAGTCATGTAATACATTGGATGGGCACTCAATTCAGCCGAGATCAAAGTTAATCAGCCACCActcaataaaaacattttcttccAACTAGCTAACTTTTTTGACAACATAGAAACGACATCTTCCCAATATCTCGTTTCCCTATAATTTTCCCCTAAGTGAACCCCTAAATATTTAATAAGGCACTCCACCCTCCTACATCCAATCTCTGTAGCCAATTCTTCCAAATCGACATCTGTGCAGTTAGTTCCCAACAATGAATTTTTTTCCAAGTTAACCTTTAATCATGACATTTGACAGAATGAGTTCAAAATATGCAACAGATTGCGCAAATGACTCTCAGTTTTAACAAGAACAAAGTATCATCCGCAAATTAAATATGAGATATCTCCACTTTCTCTCTACCAACTTCCAATCCCCGGACCTCCTTCCTTGCCTTCGCCTTATCCACCAATCTTCCCAACACATCTATTACTAGATTGATCAAGAACGGGGAAAGTGGATCCCCTTGCATCAAACCTCTCACCCCTTCAATTCGCCCCTCGGTCCACCGTTTATAAAGATTGAGAAAGAAACAGACGATATGCAACCTTTAATCCACTTTCTCCATCTCACTCCAAAACCTTTctgttgaagaaaaaaatccagAAATCTCCCGTCCACATTATCATAGGCCTTTTCCAAATCTACCTTAAACACTCgccatttcttttttttctatCTCATCTCTTCCCGCACTTCATTGGCTATAAGACAACAATCCAGAATTTGTCTCCTTTCGATGAAAGCACACCGGTTCTCTGCTATGGTTGAACTCAACACTTTCTGCAATCTTCTTGGTAAAACTTGTGCAAGGATCTTATACAGACTCGTTATCAAACTGAACGGCCTAAAATCCTTAACCTTAAATGCATCTCGTTTCTTTGGGATTAGACATAAGTATGTTTCATTGGTGATACCATTTCGATTTTCCCTTGACTGAATCCCAGCATTCTTGATAAAATGCCAATGTAAAACCATCTTGCCCTAGAGCCTTCGATCCATTACTTTCGAACACTACTTTTTTTTATCTCCATCTCTGAAAATGGTCTCTCCAAATCCTCTCCCACCCCACCCTCAATAGGACTCCAATCCACTCCCTCAATGTTCTACCTCTCATCTTCTTCAGATTTTCTGCAAAAGTtactgaaaaaatataaaataaagtcTTCAATCTGTCTCTCATCAGAAAACACCGACCCATTCTCCAATACCAACGTATTTATCAATGATCTACTCCTCAGCTCATTCAGTACCGAAtggaaaaattttgaattttgatcccCGTCCCTTCTGCCACTTCACTTTTGCTTTTTGACTTTCAATCTGATTCTTTCTAAACAACTCTTCCAAAGCACCCCTTGCTTCCTTTCTTTCCTTTATTAAATCCGTCGTCCAATTGCCCCCCTCTCTCGCTCGTCCAACTTActgattttgtttttaaattcagCAAATCTCACATTCACATCCCCAAAAACCTCTTTATTCCATGTATTCACATCACTTTCAATTCTTTTCAGTTTCCTCATGAATTTATACCCTTCTCATCCCTGACCCTCCGAAATGCTCCACCAAGAAGCTAGTGAAGATTTGAAGCTTTTGTGGTTCAGCCACGCGTTCTCAAATCTGAAAGGAGATGGTCCCCATTTAACCTTGAAGTATCCAGCACAACAAGAAAGTGATCAGAGGTAATTCTTGGTAGTATTGTCTGTCTAAAGACAGGGAAAATATCCTTCCAACCCCCCATGAACAAAAATCTATCTAATCTGCAACATATCGGTGTATCCCTGAAGTTAGACCAAGTGTATTTAGCATTCAGTAGGGGTGGGTCAGGCAGTTCcagttcatcaatcaaattattggAACACAGCATGCTTGTGGCTATGGATGAGCTATTCAATTTTTCACTCAAGGATCTTGATTCAAGAAACAGATTTGACAAAGGAAGAAAATAGTCTGGACAGCTGGAGAAATAAATTACTCAGGCCAATCCTCATCATTTCATAAGTTTCAGAAAGACCATAAACTTTAGTGTTACAATAGTCGAGAGATCCAAGAACCAAAACAGAGTTGAAGGATTCACAATTTTAAGAAAACACGCATAAATCTATGTACACAAACATACGATAAGAGACAAGGACAAAAAtataagaataaattcaaaatcattACTTCTACTAAAccaatcaatttatttatttgaaacaaCTTAACTCAATTTTTccgaaaataaaagaaattgtgGAATATTTCCATTCCATACAAGTCATCTCaagattaataattattatatttcagtTAGAAAATAATACTAACAATGAAACAAAAATAACGCCGTGGAATTTTAAGTAGTCTCTATCACAAACAGTTACATGATATATGTGTAGATACGTACACAAACACATACACAAGGATACAGTgagtttttcaaaaaattaactcaattatGTTATGGCAGTAAATTAGCTACTCCAGAAATCTATTTTAACAGACATATCTAAACCTAAGGTGTGGACGATAACCCTGAAAGAAAACTTTGCGATGCATCTCACTTTCAGTATTTGCATGGACATGACATTAAACAGCATGAgcaatatttaaaaacaaaatataacatCATGTCGTAATCGTGATGGTGAAGATGACCATACAGCAAAACATAACTAAAGCAAATCAGCTTTCTATATGAATGCTCGGACAATTAAAAGTTTTATTTCACCGTAACACCTAAGATATAcaagtttaaaataaaatctagtTTTACTGTTCTTACTTTGCCAATGAATCAGATGTAGACAACTCAAATCTAGTGGCAGAGCCATCGTGATCTCCATAGATTGGAGCATTCTGAGTAGCTTCTTCCTTAGATCTCACCAAAACATGATTCTTCCCACTTGGATCCGGTCCATATAAAGAATTTGGTAACCATGGACCATCTGCGCTAGCAGGTAAATGATCATTAAATTTTCCACCACTCTGATAGTTGCCAAATAGAACATCAGGAGAAGAATGAGTTCCAGGAATGACTTGCTCATAATTCTTAAATAGCGAAGCCATTGTTTTATGAGGCGCAGAATTGATATCTTCCTTCTTTGGATCATTCATTTCCGAATTCGTAAACCAGTTGACATGCCCACCAAGCAAACCTAGACCATCTTGCACAAGAGGAGAGCTTTTCCACATCTGCCATGTTCCGCTATCATTCACATTGTTTGAGCAATCATTAGACTTTGGAACTCCAGGGGAAACTAGAGAGCCGGCACGCCTTTCCTCAGAAACCCGTGATCGTGACAGAGGGGACTCAATGGGTGATGGCTTGGTAGTTTCAGATGGTGGAGCTATTGTCTTTACAGCACATGGTTTATCCGATCCTAGATCTGTCACAATGCCAAGGTCCAACTGAAAGTTCTCGAGGGATTCAGAAACAGGCCCTAGCAAGGATATGGGATCAGGAACATAACAAGGATCTTCAAAAATCTCTGACTCCTCTGGCAAAAAAGGATGTGGAGCACCGCCTATCTTAGAAAACAAGCCAGGAGAAGGTAATGGAAGATCTGTGCTATGTCTCATTGATCCAAAAGTGCATGGATGTAAAGCAACTGGTGATGGTAGTCCAAAATTGACAGGTTTGTCAAACGATAGAGGTTCAGTAGTTTGGGCAGAAAAAGGTGGGCTCCGAACATCTGCTAAACATTTCCCACTTGGTTCGCTTAAGATATTAGAATTAGAAGGCACAGAAACATTGGATGAACTGGTAAATAATTGTTGCCATGACTTTTTAGGGGCTGTACATGGTTGAGAATCAATGAACACCTGCAGTGAACATCAGCAAGAAAATGTGATGACATCCTAATAGAACAAGAGAGAGATAATTAAATATAGCAGTATACTGGCCAGAATTTACCcaatcaatataaaaatcataaatcgaGTTCTTCGAAAAGCCACTCAAATTTTGGGTTTAGGCAACCACAACAGAGACATATTCTAATAAACCTAAATGCGGAATGGAAATTTGGTGATGGCATTGGTCACAACTACCGAAAGTAAGGTCTTATACAAAGTCAGATTCTTCTTTATAAACTTAATAACTCCTttaaaatagaaagaaaaaagGCGGATAGATTACAGAGAACCTccaaatagaaaaaataaataagaaatgagatgaaaagTAACTTACCGGGCGGTTGGCAATCTTATCATCTCCATTTACGTTTCCTCTCCCAGACACACGGTCTGCAGTGTCTTTCTTATACAAATAAGTGTGAGCATGATCTAGAGATATGCTAGATTTTTGTTCTCTTGAAAGAGAAGATGCATTAGTGCTCTTTCCGAAAAAACTGCCTCCAGTGAGTGCTCTGGAAGAAGATAAAAAACTGCCTCTCATGCGATCCAAGTATCTTGTTCCTGTATTCAATCTATATTGATTGTTTGCAGTAGCACTTTTAAAACCATGCCCTGCTTGTGTGCTGTGAGATTTCATACTTTCAGTTAAACTTCTATTTTGTTCCCGTCCATCACCTTCGCTCTTGTTTCGTTCACTTTCCTTGGCCGATCTTTTTTCCACCTCCTCGGTATCAGAATTGCTTTTACTAGATCCTCtatctctttctttctttctttcatgACGCTTCCTTTCAGCTTCTTTTTTAACATCTATTTTCTTGGCACGAGGGGAACCTTTTCCACAGTCTTTCTCAGTCTCCAGTTTTGAATCACGCAATCTCCTTTGCTCTTCAACCAACCTAGCGATCTCTTCTCTCTGTT comes from Primulina huaijiensis isolate GDHJ02 chromosome 5, ASM1229523v2, whole genome shotgun sequence and encodes:
- the LOC140977179 gene encoding uncharacterized protein yields the protein MCILCVIQKWSRRVATMLPWLVIPLIGLWGLSQLLPPAFRFEITSPRLACVFVLLVTLFWYEVLMPRLSAWQVRRNAMLRERKRLEAIQMHKLRKTATRRCRNCLTPYRDQNPGGGKFMCSYCGHISKRPVLDLPVPLGMGKSGILYDLVGKGGKTLNGKTWSGNALLCGQDWLEDGSLVGAPFTGKSSYWKKDGCGFHFEDDHCLAEKSYSRLFVFICKAFASFFFTIMWRWRKIFRVSSAEDDGSDARYTGMLDTRSENEVNGLESRGEKARRKADEKRQAKIEKELMEEEERKQREEIARLVEEQRRLRDSKLETEKDCGKGSPRAKKIDVKKEAERKRHERKKERDRGSSKSNSDTEEVEKRSAKESERNKSEGDGREQNRSLTESMKSHSTQAGHGFKSATANNQYRLNTGTRYLDRMRGSFLSSSRALTGGSFFGKSTNASSLSREQKSSISLDHAHTYLYKKDTADRVSGRGNVNGDDKIANRPVFIDSQPCTAPKKSWQQLFTSSSNVSVPSNSNILSEPSGKCLADVRSPPFSAQTTEPLSFDKPVNFGLPSPVALHPCTFGSMRHSTDLPLPSPGLFSKIGGAPHPFLPEESEIFEDPCYVPDPISLLGPVSESLENFQLDLGIVTDLGSDKPCAVKTIAPPSETTKPSPIESPLSRSRVSEERRAGSLVSPGVPKSNDCSNNVNDSGTWQMWKSSPLVQDGLGLLGGHVNWFTNSEMNDPKKEDINSAPHKTMASLFKNYEQVIPGTHSSPDVLFGNYQSGGKFNDHLPASADGPWLPNSLYGPDPSGKNHVLVRSKEEATQNAPIYGDHDGSATRFELSTSDSLAKKDWSLQGSRDGAGSLPLNRPPNIGGLYSTPDVQSLWSYE